The DNA sequence GTCCTTCACGAAAGGCCTGTGCTTCCGCGGGCTCCACGTCACGCTCAGCCCAGCGGTTGGCTTGCTTCGTGAACACTTGCATCGCCGTCGCGCCAATGTCTGTGGCGCGGGCTGGGGTCAGCGGTATGCCGCCCGCGGCGGAGATGTGCGCGCCTAGCGGGGCGCTCACTTGCGCGTCCGCAGCCACTCTAGTGGATCGACAGCCTGCCGCCCTTCCGGGCGAATCTCAAAGTGCAAATGCGGCCCGAGTTCCGGGTCGGTGGTGCCGACCGTGCCAATGGCCTGTCCCTTGTTGATGCGCGCGCCCTTGGCCACCTGGATGACGCCGAGCGAACTGTAAATCGAGTACGACCCACCGCCGTGCTGCATCACAATCGTTGGCCCGTACGTGCCGAAGTTCTGCAACACTTCAGCGACCGTACCCGCGGCCACGGCGCGCACCGTACTGTTTGCGGGCGCCGCGATCCCCACGCCATTCCAGCGAATGGTGGTGTTGTTCGGATTGATCGCGCGGCCAAAGCGATAGAGAATCTCGCCATCCACGGGCCAGTCGAGCTTGCCGATGTCGCTCGTTTTGAGCGTGCTCGTGCTGGCGGGCGGATTGCCCGCGCGGCCTGCCACACGTCGCCGCTCCGTCTCGAGCGTAGTGATGAGGTTCGAGAGCCGCGATTCGTCGCGCGCAATTTGTTGCAGACGCTCTTCGGTCTGCTTCTGTTTGGCCTGCGCCTGCGCAAGGCTGCGGGTGCGTTGGTCTTCGAGCGAACGCAGACGTTTTTCTTCGTCGGCTTTTTCCTGCCGAGACATTTCGACTTCGTTCTTGAGCTGCACCAGCGTCTCGCGCTGGCGGCCGATGAGCATGCCGAGCGTTTCGACGCGCAGCACCAGGGCGCGGTCGCGCTGCGCCACTAGATGCAAATA is a window from the Gemmatimonadota bacterium genome containing:
- a CDS encoding peptidoglycan DD-metalloendopeptidase family protein; the encoded protein is MAPRAVRRATALLCLAVGGAAPAFAQQQPPVAPAPQSAADRIRAQREELEKIRSERADLQRRMRELQNTVHDLGEERTNIERQREATARALRSLDSQINSLGAEEKGTSSDLVHAQDELAVKRALLQHRVREIYKRGAMYSVEAFISAQSFGELVARYKYLHLVAQRDRALVLRVETLGMLIGRQRETLVQLKNEVEMSRQEKADEEKRLRSLEDQRTRSLAQAQAKQKQTEERLQQIARDESRLSNLITTLETERRRVAGRAGNPPASTSTLKTSDIGKLDWPVDGEILYRFGRAINPNNTTIRWNGVGIAAPANSTVRAVAAGTVAEVLQNFGTYGPTIVMQHGGGSYSIYSSLGVIQVAKGARINKGQAIGTVGTTDPELGPHLHFEIRPEGRQAVDPLEWLRTRK